The following coding sequences are from one Shewanella violacea DSS12 window:
- the acnD gene encoding Fe/S-dependent 2-methylisocitrate dehydratase AcnD, with the protein MNTQYRKSLPGSKLDYFDTEAAVDAISPGAYRKLPYCSRVYAENLVRRCEPAKLTDSLKQIIERKQDLDFPWYPARVVCHDILGQTALVDLAGLRDAIAAKGGDPSKVNPVVPTQLIVDHSLAVEHAGFEKDAFEKNRAIEDRRNDDRFHFINWTKTAFKNIDVIQPGNGIMHQINLEKMSPVIQSRDGVAFPDTLVGTDSHTPHVDALGVIAIGVGGLEAESVMLGRPSYMRVPDIVGVELVGKRQSGITATDIVLAITEFLRGEKVVSTYLEFYGEGARALTLGDRATISNMTPEFGATAAMFYIDEMTIDYLKLTGRDDSQVKLVENYAKQAGLWADTLKDAEYERVLHFDLSSVGRNIAGPSNPHRRVSTSDLAKKGISGHYDMSQDADGKDLMPDGACIIAAITSCTNTSNPRNVIAAGLIARNANAKGLTRKPWVKTSLAPGSKAVQLYLEDAKLLSELEQLGFGIVGFACTTCNGMSGALDPVIQKEVIDRDLYTTAVLSGNRNFDGRIHPYAKQAFLASPPLVVAYAIAGTIRFDIEKDVLGKDSQGNDVTLKDIWPSDEEIDAVIAQSVKPEQFRKVYEPMFDIKVEYGSDNDPLYDWRPQSTYIRRPPYWEGALAGERTMKGMRPLAVLGDNITTDHLSPSNAIMLESAAGAYLDKMGLPEVDFNSYATHRGDHLTTQRATFANPKLFNEMVTQLGKNGKAEVKQGSLTRIEPEGIESRMWEAIETYMARKQPLIIIAGADYGQGSSRDWAAKGVRLAGVEVIVAEGFERIHRTNLVGMGVLPVEFTGGNNRHSYGIDGSETYDVIGERTPGAALTLIITRKNGEQVEVPVKCRLDTAEEVTIYEAGGILQRFAQDFLESST; encoded by the coding sequence ATGAATACCCAATACCGTAAATCTCTACCCGGCAGTAAACTCGATTACTTCGATACCGAGGCTGCCGTAGACGCTATCAGCCCAGGTGCATACCGCAAGCTGCCTTATTGCTCTCGTGTTTACGCCGAGAACCTAGTTCGTCGCTGCGAGCCAGCTAAGCTGACCGACTCACTGAAACAGATCATCGAGCGCAAGCAAGATCTGGATTTCCCCTGGTATCCCGCTCGCGTGGTGTGTCACGATATTCTTGGTCAGACGGCGTTAGTCGACTTGGCTGGTCTGCGTGATGCCATTGCCGCCAAGGGCGGCGACCCATCTAAAGTCAATCCTGTGGTGCCGACTCAGCTGATTGTCGACCATTCCTTAGCGGTGGAGCACGCCGGATTTGAGAAAGATGCCTTCGAGAAGAACCGCGCCATCGAAGACAGGCGTAACGATGACAGATTCCATTTCATCAACTGGACTAAAACGGCATTTAAAAACATAGATGTTATTCAGCCCGGTAACGGCATCATGCACCAGATCAACCTGGAAAAGATGTCTCCCGTTATCCAGTCCCGCGATGGGGTAGCATTTCCCGATACCTTAGTAGGAACCGACAGCCACACACCACATGTCGATGCCCTTGGGGTTATCGCCATAGGTGTTGGCGGTTTAGAAGCTGAAAGTGTCATGCTGGGACGTCCTTCTTACATGCGAGTGCCCGATATTGTCGGGGTCGAGCTGGTGGGTAAACGTCAGAGCGGGATCACCGCGACGGATATCGTGCTAGCGATCACCGAGTTTTTACGGGGTGAGAAAGTGGTATCAACCTATTTAGAGTTCTATGGCGAAGGTGCTAGAGCGCTGACATTGGGCGATCGCGCCACTATTTCGAACATGACCCCGGAATTTGGTGCCACTGCCGCCATGTTCTATATCGACGAGATGACCATAGATTATCTTAAGCTGACAGGCCGGGATGATAGCCAGGTAAAACTGGTTGAAAACTATGCCAAGCAAGCTGGCTTGTGGGCCGATACGCTAAAAGATGCCGAGTATGAGCGAGTACTGCATTTTGACTTGTCATCGGTTGGTCGTAACATCGCCGGACCTTCTAATCCCCATCGCCGTGTGTCGACAAGCGATCTTGCCAAGAAGGGGATCAGTGGTCATTACGATATGAGTCAAGATGCCGATGGCAAAGACTTGATGCCAGATGGTGCCTGTATCATCGCCGCCATCACCAGTTGTACTAACACGTCAAACCCCCGCAATGTCATTGCAGCAGGGCTTATCGCCCGTAATGCCAATGCTAAAGGCTTGACCCGTAAGCCTTGGGTGAAAACCTCACTGGCACCGGGTTCCAAAGCCGTGCAGTTGTATCTTGAAGATGCCAAGCTGTTGTCAGAATTGGAGCAATTGGGTTTCGGTATCGTAGGTTTCGCCTGCACCACCTGTAACGGCATGAGCGGCGCGTTAGATCCAGTGATTCAAAAAGAAGTGATCGACAGAGACTTGTACACAACGGCGGTGCTCTCGGGCAATCGAAATTTCGATGGTCGTATCCACCCCTACGCCAAACAAGCCTTCTTAGCGTCACCTCCTCTGGTTGTCGCCTACGCGATTGCCGGTACCATTCGCTTCGATATCGAAAAAGATGTGCTCGGCAAAGATAGTCAGGGCAATGATGTGACCTTGAAAGATATCTGGCCCAGTGACGAAGAGATAGACGCGGTTATTGCCCAAAGTGTTAAACCTGAGCAGTTTCGCAAGGTCTATGAGCCTATGTTCGATATTAAAGTCGAGTATGGCAGTGATAACGACCCGCTATATGATTGGCGTCCACAGAGTACTTATATCCGCAGGCCTCCTTATTGGGAAGGTGCACTCGCAGGTGAGCGCACCATGAAGGGCATGCGTCCTCTGGCTGTGCTTGGTGACAACATCACCACAGATCATCTGTCTCCCTCGAACGCCATCATGCTCGAAAGTGCCGCCGGAGCTTATCTGGATAAGATGGGTTTACCGGAAGTTGATTTTAACTCCTATGCGACCCACAGGGGCGATCATCTAACGACCCAACGTGCTACTTTTGCTAACCCTAAGCTGTTTAATGAAATGGTGACTCAGCTCGGTAAGAATGGCAAAGCAGAGGTTAAGCAAGGCTCACTCACACGCATCGAACCCGAAGGCATTGAGTCTCGCATGTGGGAAGCTATCGAAACCTATATGGCGCGCAAACAGCCTTTGATCATTATCGCCGGAGCCGATTACGGTCAAGGTTCATCACGTGATTGGGCCGCCAAAGGCGTACGTCTTGCTGGCGTAGAGGTGATTGTCGCCGAAGGTTTTGAGCGTATTCATCGCACTAACTTGGTGGGCATGGGGGTATTACCGGTTGAGTTTACCGGTGGCAATAACCGCCATTCCTATGGAATCGACGGCAGCGAAACCTATGATGTGATTGGCGAGCGCACGCCAGGGGCTGCATTAACGCTGATCATCACTCGTAAGAATGGTGAGCAGGTTGAAGTGCCGGTTAAGTGCCGTTTAGATACCGCAGAGGAAGTGACAATCTATGAAGCGGGCGGGATATTGCAACGCTTCGCCCAGGACTTTTTAGAGTCTTCAACATAA
- the prpC gene encoding bifunctional 2-methylcitrate synthase/citrate synthase, protein MLDKKLSGAGLRGQSAGETSLCTVGKSGSGLTYCGYDVSDLADNTSFEEVAYLLFNGELPTVDQLETYKAELSTLRDLPQLLKEVLQRIPRDAHPMDVMRTACSFLGNLEPENDFSEQNHAANRLLAAFPAIMCYWYKYSHEGVEIDCVTDEASIGGHFLHLLNGKTPSEQHRRVMDVSLILYAEHEFNASTFTARVCASTLSDMFSCITGAIGTLRGPLHGGANEAAMDMIQSFSSPKDAKVQMAGMLERKEKIMGFGHAIYRTSDPRNVIIKAWSEKLAQENGDTSLYDISVACEEFMWDSKKLFCNADFFHASAYHFMGIPTKLFTPIFVCSRLTGWAAHVMEQRSNNRIIRPSADYTGSEPRKVTPIETR, encoded by the coding sequence ATGCTAGATAAAAAACTGAGTGGTGCAGGACTACGTGGACAAAGTGCCGGCGAAACTAGCCTTTGTACCGTGGGGAAATCGGGCAGTGGCTTAACATATTGTGGCTATGACGTGTCAGATTTGGCCGACAATACCAGCTTCGAAGAGGTCGCCTACTTGTTGTTTAATGGCGAGCTGCCCACGGTGGATCAACTCGAGACCTATAAGGCCGAACTGAGCACACTGCGGGATCTACCTCAGCTACTGAAAGAGGTGTTGCAGCGTATTCCTCGTGATGCCCATCCTATGGATGTGATGCGCACAGCTTGTTCTTTCCTTGGAAATTTAGAGCCAGAAAATGATTTTTCTGAGCAAAACCATGCCGCCAATCGTCTCCTTGCCGCATTTCCAGCCATCATGTGTTACTGGTACAAGTATTCCCATGAAGGCGTCGAGATAGATTGTGTCACAGATGAAGCCTCTATAGGCGGTCATTTCTTGCATCTTCTCAACGGCAAAACCCCCTCTGAGCAGCATCGCCGCGTGATGGATGTGTCACTAATCCTCTATGCTGAGCATGAGTTTAATGCCTCGACCTTTACCGCACGTGTGTGTGCATCGACCCTGTCCGATATGTTCTCTTGTATTACAGGTGCTATCGGCACCTTGCGCGGTCCGCTACATGGCGGCGCGAATGAGGCGGCAATGGATATGATCCAGAGCTTTAGCTCACCCAAGGATGCCAAGGTGCAGATGGCGGGTATGCTAGAGCGTAAAGAGAAAATTATGGGTTTTGGTCATGCCATTTACCGTACCTCAGATCCTCGCAACGTGATCATCAAGGCCTGGTCTGAGAAGCTAGCCCAGGAGAATGGCGATACTAGCCTCTATGATATTTCCGTCGCCTGTGAAGAGTTTATGTGGGACAGCAAGAAACTCTTCTGTAATGCGGATTTTTTCCATGCATCGGCTTATCATTTTATGGGCATTCCCACTAAATTATTTACCCCCATCTTTGTTTGTTCACGCTTAACCGGCTGGGCGGCCCATGTGATGGAGCAGCGTTCGAATAACCGCATCATTCGCCCGAGCGCCGATTACACCGGCAGCGAGCCACGTAAAGTGACGCCAATCGAAACAAGATAA
- the prpB gene encoding methylisocitrate lyase, with protein sequence MSESLSITVSPGKKFRLALENNTPLQIVGTINAYTAMMAKQIGHQAIYLSGGGVANASYGLPDLGMTSLNDVIVDVQRITSACDLPLMVDIDTGWGGAFNIAKTIRDMEKAGAAAVHMEDQVAQKRCGHRPNKEIVSTAEMVDRIKSAVDARTDPDFFIMARTDSFAQEGLEAAIARAKAYVAAGADGIFAEAVKTEEHYRAFTEALDVPILANITEFGQTELWNKQQLGEWGCAMVLYPLSAFRAMNKAAEMVYETILKDGDQKAVTDKMQTRMELYDYLGYHAYEQKLDVLFSEGKNK encoded by the coding sequence ATGTCAGAAAGTTTATCAATAACTGTTTCACCGGGTAAAAAATTCCGTCTTGCTCTAGAAAATAATACCCCCTTGCAGATAGTGGGCACCATTAATGCGTACACCGCCATGATGGCAAAGCAGATAGGTCACCAGGCCATCTATCTTTCTGGTGGCGGTGTGGCGAATGCTTCATACGGCTTACCCGACTTAGGCATGACCTCGCTAAATGATGTGATTGTAGATGTACAACGCATCACATCAGCCTGCGACCTGCCTTTAATGGTGGATATCGATACTGGCTGGGGCGGGGCGTTCAACATAGCTAAGACCATACGAGATATGGAGAAGGCGGGTGCGGCTGCCGTGCATATGGAAGATCAGGTTGCTCAGAAGCGTTGTGGTCACAGGCCTAATAAGGAGATTGTCTCGACTGCTGAGATGGTCGACAGGATCAAGTCGGCAGTGGATGCCCGCACAGATCCAGATTTTTTCATCATGGCGCGAACCGACTCCTTCGCTCAAGAAGGTCTAGAAGCCGCCATCGCGCGAGCTAAAGCCTATGTAGCCGCCGGTGCTGATGGCATCTTCGCCGAAGCGGTGAAAACAGAGGAGCATTACCGCGCCTTTACCGAGGCATTAGATGTGCCTATTTTGGCCAATATTACCGAGTTTGGTCAGACCGAATTGTGGAATAAACAGCAGCTAGGAGAGTGGGGGTGCGCCATGGTGCTTTATCCGCTGTCGGCATTTAGGGCCATGAATAAGGCGGCAGAGATGGTCTATGAAACCATTCTAAAAGATGGCGATCAGAAGGCGGTAACCGACAAGATGCAGACCCGCATGGAACTCTATGATTATCTTGGGTACCACGCCTATGAGCAGAAGTTAGATGTGCTGTTTAGCGAAGGTAAGAACAAGTAG
- a CDS encoding GntR family transcriptional regulator — protein sequence MLLLNPTKQAAVTTADKVFEQLQHAIVEGDMAAGSKISEPELAKHYQISRSTLREALNRLEKCHLIERKANIGSRVVDCTIEGLLELYITREALEGMACRQAAMNMTDDEIAHMQNMLTQHAGDKALQDGVSYYQEEGDVDFHYKVILGSHNQQLINLICGQLYHLVRMYRCQFGMHSPRATRAFTEHSNIIQAISDRDGELAELLMRRHIAASRKNIENKIALQQAEQESQET from the coding sequence ATGCTTTTACTTAACCCAACAAAACAAGCAGCAGTAACCACAGCCGATAAGGTCTTTGAACAACTTCAACATGCCATTGTTGAAGGAGATATGGCAGCCGGTAGCAAAATAAGTGAGCCAGAACTTGCTAAGCACTATCAAATAAGTCGCTCTACTTTACGTGAAGCGTTAAATCGCCTGGAAAAATGTCACTTGATAGAACGCAAGGCCAATATAGGCTCGCGCGTAGTTGATTGCACTATAGAGGGCCTGCTTGAATTATATATTACCCGAGAAGCACTTGAAGGCATGGCGTGTCGGCAGGCTGCAATGAATATGACAGATGATGAGATAGCACATATGCAAAATATGCTAACTCAGCATGCAGGTGATAAAGCACTGCAAGACGGTGTGTCTTATTATCAAGAGGAAGGAGATGTGGATTTTCACTATAAAGTTATTCTTGGTAGTCATAATCAGCAGCTGATTAATCTTATTTGCGGTCAGTTGTATCATTTAGTTCGCATGTACCGTTGTCAGTTTGGTATGCATAGCCCAAGAGCCACTCGCGCTTTTACCGAGCACTCAAACATTATTCAAGCAATCAGTGATAGGGATGGTGAACTCGCTGAGTTATTAATGCGCCGTCATATTGCCGCTTCTAGAAAAAACATTGAAAATAAAATTGCCCTGCAACAAGCAGAACAAGAATCACAGGAGACCTAA
- a CDS encoding TonB-dependent receptor plug domain-containing protein gives MANYKKKETYMAHYRIKSIQETFTKSLLALAVTSIAFSTNVIATEVKDEQRKIERIEITGSRIKRTDIEAVTPVISISGDDIRRTGALNITEALNKLPIIVPDLGDTTSNSNGIAGMSTQNLRGLGAERTLVLVNGRRHVPSMPGSTSVDMSTIPMPLIERIEIMTGGASAIYGADAVAGVINVILKKEYQGTTINATYGISGESDGQRHGLDITHGSSLLNDSANIVLNFSYYKSKPVMAVDRSYVDRDIAYLTNPNDPEGDISGIPDRTIQEYVRFFNQEDRNFFINNVVYRQNPDGSISPTPMGSMGIMGDPEAGFFKSYTNSDSGYYFGDYNYQRLSVPSEKFNFNLTYQQELTDTTHLLLDAKYVTGSSEQRWNPHSEYGGNYLPTDYAFYTSEQKAEVERIGSGLEWAGSFPELGQSGATWEHEMYQVVAVLEGEIFSDFNWTLSAQHGQSSSEDTRYGDLNQANWDAGKGAWGTSCDSDCVPLNIFQPLTQEMIDYVSIKPHSGKAELKQSIVSASITGDLFELPAGTVGFATGLDYRKESSSDMPSSVSQSGIGSGYSVTKPISGNYNVTEVFSEVRIPLLSNVFLAQTLSVEGAIRYADYSTAGGNTSWNLGAEWQPISDLKFRTSLAKAARAPNINEVYATENFGGEWLVDPCNAWSVTDNPTRTANCAALGVDPDAIPYWTWTNQNFSGNKELKSEEAKTLTIGAVISPRYIDNLNIIVDYWDIDLTDEINSYDMNTIVNGCVDSKSIDNQFCDFITRDDNGIVTLVEMTQLNLAAHKVRGLDMKLDYSYSFDSYGDLSFTTLWSKMLERTLQSDSDQEPEEFVGGMAYPEWRGNISASYSLKDLSTSLTFRYIGEQSTDISLTEEDRSPLTTGGIWYTDINVNYYISENFFINLAINNLTDQGTPQIPSANRGGASYHIGYTGGLYDTIGRYAVLSTSYNF, from the coding sequence ATGGCCAATTATAAAAAAAAAGAAACATACATGGCCCATTATAGAATAAAGAGCATCCAAGAAACTTTTACTAAATCTTTACTTGCTCTTGCGGTCACTTCAATTGCTTTTAGCACCAATGTCATTGCTACTGAGGTTAAAGATGAGCAAAGGAAAATAGAGAGAATTGAAATAACGGGCAGTAGAATAAAACGCACTGATATTGAAGCGGTAACACCTGTGATTTCAATTTCAGGCGATGATATAAGAAGAACGGGTGCTTTAAATATTACTGAAGCCCTAAATAAATTACCAATAATAGTACCTGACTTAGGCGATACCACCAGTAACTCTAACGGTATTGCCGGCATGTCAACCCAAAATTTACGAGGTTTAGGCGCAGAAAGAACCTTAGTTTTAGTTAATGGTAGACGTCATGTTCCTTCCATGCCGGGGAGCACATCGGTAGACATGTCAACTATACCTATGCCCCTTATTGAGCGAATTGAAATAATGACAGGTGGTGCATCGGCCATTTATGGTGCTGATGCTGTTGCAGGTGTTATCAACGTCATTTTGAAAAAAGAATATCAAGGCACTACTATAAACGCCACTTATGGTATCTCTGGCGAGTCAGATGGCCAAAGACACGGTCTAGATATCACACATGGTTCTAGTTTACTCAATGACAGTGCCAATATAGTACTCAATTTCAGTTACTATAAATCTAAACCCGTTATGGCAGTGGACAGAAGCTATGTTGATAGAGACATAGCCTATTTAACCAACCCTAATGATCCTGAAGGGGATATCTCAGGTATTCCAGATAGAACAATTCAAGAGTATGTGCGATTTTTCAACCAAGAAGATCGAAACTTCTTCATTAATAATGTTGTCTACAGACAAAACCCAGATGGCAGTATTTCGCCTACGCCTATGGGGTCAATGGGAATTATGGGGGACCCGGAGGCTGGCTTCTTTAAATCATATACCAATTCAGATAGCGGCTATTATTTTGGTGATTATAATTATCAAAGATTAAGTGTCCCTTCCGAAAAATTCAACTTTAACCTCACCTACCAACAAGAGCTCACTGATACTACTCACCTACTCCTTGATGCTAAATATGTAACTGGTTCCTCAGAACAACGCTGGAATCCACATTCTGAATACGGTGGTAACTACTTACCTACAGATTACGCATTTTATACTTCAGAGCAAAAAGCAGAAGTTGAACGTATTGGCTCGGGTCTAGAATGGGCTGGTAGTTTTCCAGAGTTAGGCCAATCTGGCGCAACTTGGGAACATGAAATGTACCAAGTGGTTGCTGTGCTGGAGGGCGAGATATTTAGCGACTTCAATTGGACATTGTCTGCTCAACATGGACAATCAAGCAGTGAAGACACCAGATATGGAGATTTAAATCAAGCTAACTGGGATGCTGGTAAGGGAGCCTGGGGAACAAGTTGTGACTCTGACTGTGTGCCACTTAACATTTTCCAACCATTAACCCAAGAGATGATTGATTATGTCAGTATCAAACCACACTCAGGCAAAGCAGAGCTGAAACAATCCATTGTTTCAGCTTCAATCACAGGCGATCTATTTGAGTTACCCGCTGGCACTGTCGGTTTTGCTACAGGTTTAGATTATCGAAAGGAAAGTAGCTCTGACATGCCATCTAGTGTTTCACAAAGCGGTATTGGCAGTGGTTATTCGGTGACTAAGCCTATTTCGGGTAATTATAATGTGACTGAAGTTTTCTCTGAGGTCAGGATACCTTTGCTTTCAAACGTTTTTCTTGCTCAAACTTTATCTGTTGAGGGAGCCATTCGTTATGCCGACTATAGTACAGCCGGTGGTAACACTAGCTGGAATTTAGGAGCAGAATGGCAGCCTATCAGTGATCTTAAGTTCAGAACATCACTGGCCAAAGCGGCACGTGCACCAAACATTAATGAGGTATACGCTACAGAAAACTTTGGTGGTGAATGGTTGGTTGACCCATGTAATGCTTGGTCTGTCACTGACAATCCAACACGTACCGCAAACTGTGCGGCTTTAGGTGTTGATCCAGATGCTATTCCATACTGGACATGGACAAACCAGAATTTCTCCGGTAATAAAGAGCTAAAATCAGAAGAAGCCAAGACACTGACTATAGGTGCGGTAATATCACCACGATATATCGATAATTTAAATATAATTGTTGATTACTGGGATATTGATTTAACCGATGAAATAAACTCCTATGACATGAATACCATTGTAAATGGCTGTGTTGATTCAAAGAGTATAGATAACCAATTCTGTGACTTTATCACTCGTGATGATAATGGCATTGTCACCTTAGTAGAGATGACACAACTCAACCTCGCAGCCCATAAAGTAAGAGGTTTAGATATGAAGCTAGACTATTCATATTCTTTTGACTCTTATGGTGACCTTTCTTTCACCACACTATGGTCAAAGATGCTTGAGAGGACATTGCAATCTGATTCAGACCAAGAGCCAGAAGAGTTTGTTGGCGGCATGGCATATCCAGAGTGGCGAGGAAATATTAGCGCTAGCTATAGCCTAAAAGATCTCTCAACAAGCTTAACCTTCAGGTATATTGGTGAGCAAAGCACTGACATTAGCTTAACTGAAGAGGACCGTTCTCCGCTTACGACTGGGGGGATATGGTATACCGATATCAATGTTAACTATTACATTAGTGAAAACTTTTTTATTAACTTAGCAATCAATAATCTAACTGATCAAGGTACACCACAAATACCCTCAGCAAACCGAGGTGGTGCAAGCTATCACATAGGGTACACGGGTGGCCTTTATGACACTATCGGTCGATACGCGGTCTTAAGTACCAGCTACAACTTTTAA
- a CDS encoding leucyl aminopeptidase family protein has translation MTELLISGAQGTPLTILHTDAYSTWLAEQDTQTTNWLTTTQFNGKGMSLIPNGAGELSQAIYVSSELDSYWLCGDLVNQLPAGRYTIQGSDEQIKVAAFSWGLGAYKFDRYKRNDKVYPQLVLPTQAQVDEMNKLVRSVTIVRDLVNTPAADMMPQHLGETMEGLAKEFGASITQIVGDELLEQNYPTIHMVGRASENLPRLIDMTWGDENAPRVTLVGKGVCFDSGGLDLKPGAGMRLMKKDMGGAAHVIGLAHQIMASNLPIRLRVLVPAVENAVSANAFRPGDVIKTRKGITVEIDNTDAEGRLVLCDALAEANNDKPELMIDFATLTGAMRIALGTELPGFFSNDDQVAADMTQSGLKVQDPIWRMPLHKPYLELTGSDIADLANCGRVPQGGAITAALYLESFVDADISWSHFDVMAWNTRKLPGRPIGGEAFGIRAVFDYLQTRFVK, from the coding sequence ATGACTGAATTATTGATCTCAGGTGCCCAAGGCACCCCCCTCACTATCTTACACACAGATGCATACTCAACTTGGCTAGCCGAGCAAGACACTCAGACCACAAACTGGCTAACTACGACTCAGTTTAATGGCAAAGGCATGAGCCTAATTCCAAACGGTGCAGGTGAACTCTCTCAAGCCATTTATGTGAGCTCTGAGCTAGATTCCTATTGGTTATGCGGCGACCTAGTAAACCAGCTTCCTGCCGGTCGCTACACCATCCAGGGCAGCGATGAGCAAATTAAAGTCGCGGCATTTAGCTGGGGTCTAGGCGCATATAAATTCGACCGCTATAAGCGCAATGACAAAGTATATCCGCAACTGGTATTGCCGACTCAGGCTCAAGTCGATGAAATGAACAAACTGGTTCGCTCAGTGACTATCGTGCGTGACCTGGTCAATACACCAGCTGCAGACATGATGCCTCAGCACTTGGGTGAGACAATGGAGGGTTTGGCCAAGGAATTTGGTGCAAGCATCACTCAGATAGTTGGCGATGAACTGCTCGAACAAAACTACCCGACTATCCACATGGTAGGCCGAGCAAGTGAAAACCTGCCGCGCCTAATAGATATGACCTGGGGTGATGAGAATGCACCTAGAGTCACCTTAGTGGGTAAAGGTGTGTGTTTCGACTCCGGCGGACTGGATCTGAAACCCGGTGCAGGCATGCGTTTGATGAAAAAAGACATGGGCGGCGCCGCTCACGTTATCGGCCTGGCACACCAGATCATGGCGAGTAACTTACCAATACGTTTGCGCGTATTGGTACCAGCAGTCGAAAATGCAGTATCGGCAAATGCTTTCCGTCCAGGTGATGTGATTAAGACCCGTAAAGGCATCACAGTTGAAATTGATAACACAGATGCCGAAGGCCGCTTAGTCTTGTGTGATGCATTAGCCGAAGCCAACAATGACAAGCCTGAGCTGATGATAGATTTCGCCACACTAACAGGTGCAATGCGCATCGCCTTAGGCACCGAGCTTCCCGGATTCTTCAGTAATGATGATCAAGTGGCAGCCGATATGACTCAGTCAGGCCTCAAGGTACAAGATCCTATCTGGCGCATGCCACTGCACAAGCCATACCTGGAACTCACCGGCAGTGATATCGCCGATCTAGCCAACTGTGGCCGTGTTCCTCAAGGTGGTGCTATTACTGCAGCACTCTATCTCGAATCCTTCGTCGATGCAGACATTAGCTGGTCTCATTTCGATGTAATGGCATGGAACACGCGTAAGCTTCCCGGTCGCCCAATCGGTGGCGAAGCCTTCGGTATTCGTGCGGTATTCGATTATCTGCAGACACGTTTCGTCAAATAA
- a CDS encoding NupC/NupG family nucleoside CNT transporter: protein MQLLISLAGIFFLLFCGWIFSENRRAINWRTVIGALILQAGFAALVLYVPMGQQLLGSVSQGVTAILGFADQGIQFMFGPLANNGFVFAIKVLPLVIFISALISMLYYLGVMQWVIKIIGGGLQKLLGISRAESLVATGNIFLSQGESPLLVKPFLPKMTRSELFALMTGGMASVAGSVLGGYAGLGVELKYLIAASFMAAPGSLLMAKLLVPEVDTPVSNQNLDMSRSEDHNVVDALASGAMNGMRVAVAIGTMLIAFISVIAMFNAGIEQVGLWFNFEGVTMQSILGYIFAPIAFIIGVPADEMMLAGGFIGQKLILNEFVAFMDFVSIKEQLSNHTQVIITFALCGFANIGSIAIQLGSIGVMAPERSAEVAKLGFKAVLAATLANLMSAVLAGIFISF, encoded by the coding sequence ATGCAGTTGTTAATTAGCTTGGCCGGAATATTCTTTCTTCTATTCTGTGGTTGGATCTTCTCTGAGAACCGCAGAGCAATTAATTGGCGTACCGTGATCGGTGCCTTAATTCTTCAGGCTGGATTTGCAGCCCTAGTCTTGTATGTCCCAATGGGACAACAGCTACTGGGCTCAGTAAGCCAGGGAGTCACGGCAATTTTAGGATTTGCCGACCAAGGTATTCAATTCATGTTCGGTCCTCTGGCAAATAACGGTTTCGTGTTTGCCATTAAGGTCCTGCCCCTAGTCATCTTCATCAGCGCGCTCATCTCCATGCTGTATTACTTAGGTGTAATGCAATGGGTCATCAAGATCATAGGTGGCGGCCTACAAAAGTTATTGGGAATTAGCCGCGCAGAATCTTTAGTCGCCACGGGTAATATCTTTCTCAGCCAAGGTGAGTCACCTCTGCTAGTTAAGCCCTTTCTGCCTAAGATGACACGCTCGGAGCTCTTCGCCCTAATGACAGGCGGCATGGCTTCGGTGGCTGGTAGTGTTTTGGGTGGGTATGCAGGTCTGGGAGTCGAGTTAAAGTACCTGATTGCAGCCAGCTTTATGGCTGCGCCAGGCAGCTTGCTGATGGCAAAACTGCTGGTACCAGAAGTCGATACTCCAGTGAGTAACCAAAACCTAGATATGAGCCGCAGTGAAGATCACAATGTCGTCGATGCCCTCGCCTCTGGAGCGATGAATGGCATGCGGGTAGCCGTTGCCATTGGCACCATGTTGATCGCTTTCATCAGTGTTATCGCCATGTTCAACGCGGGTATAGAGCAAGTGGGTCTTTGGTTTAACTTCGAAGGCGTGACTATGCAAAGCATACTGGGTTACATCTTTGCTCCCATTGCTTTCATCATAGGTGTCCCCGCAGATGAGATGATGCTGGCCGGTGGCTTCATAGGTCAGAAGCTTATCCTCAATGAATTCGTGGCCTTCATGGATTTCGTGTCGATAAAAGAGCAACTGTCGAATCATACTCAGGTCATCATCACCTTCGCACTCTGTGGCTTCGCTAATATTGGCTCGATTGCGATTCAACTGGGCAGTATTGGGGTCATGGCGCCTGAGCGCAGCGCTGAAGTCGCTAAGCTAGGTTTTAAGGCGGTATTGGCTGCTACTCTGGCCAACCTGATGAGCGCCGTACTCGCCGGTATCTTCATCAGCTTTTAA